A window of Candidatus Eisenbacteria bacterium genomic DNA:
AGCGAGCTGCGCGCGTAGGCGTCGTTGCGCAGCGTGGTGTCGTACAGCGACTCGATGCGAGCGGGATCGGTTTCGCGCAGATAGTCGTCGTAGTGCGAGTTTGCGCGACCGGTGAAGTAGAACGAAGAGCCGATCAGCGCAGCTCCACCGAGCAGGCTCGCGTAGGCCCAGCCGTTCGGACGGGCGGGAGCCGAGTCGAGAGCCACGACCGGAAATGGAACGGCCGCCGGCGCATCGGCGCCAGCGGCCCGATCGAAGATCGATACCAGTGCGAGGAGCGTGATCCCCGCGCGCAACCACCTCATGCGTTCGCCTTTCAGGCGGAGAGGCTGGCGGCGAACTTGGCCAGACGAGACTTCTGGCGGTTCGCGGTCTCCTTCTTGATGATGCCCTTCGCGGCGGTGCGATCGAGAATGGCGGCGGCCTTCACGTAGAGCTCGCTCGCGGTCGCACGGTCCTTGGCCTCGCGCACGGCTTTGAGTACGTGGCGCATCCGGCTGCGTGCAGCAATGTTACGGCGGCGGCTGATCTCGTTCGTCTTGACTCGTTTGGCCGCCGACTTGTGATACGGCATGAAGATCCTCCTTGCGACACCTCAGTGAT
This region includes:
- the rpsT gene encoding 30S ribosomal protein S20 → MPYHKSAAKRVKTNEISRRRNIAARSRMRHVLKAVREAKDRATASELYVKAAAILDRTAAKGIIKKETANRQKSRLAKFAASLSA